In Aspergillus nidulans FGSC A4 chromosome II, the genomic stretch AAGAACACACAATGTCTAGGCCGCCATCCCCGGAGGACCTACGGTTTCTCCTGCGAGTATGCCGAACCATCTCCAAACGAGCAGCTGGGTATCTCGCCACTGCTATCCACAGCATGTGGTGCCTGCGAAATGAAGCCGAAATCTCCCAGGGGCCTCCGTCGCCTTCTTTCAAGGGGCCTCGGGACGTTACCGTCACGGAGAGCGGGAGCAACTCTGACTGCCTGTCCATTGCATGCGACGGCAGCGTCATCAATAAATATCCCGGTTTCAGAGATCGCTGCCAAGCGTATCTGGACCAATTGACGCAGGAGACAAATACGTCCAAGGTATCCCAGATTTCAGAGGAAGGCTCATGCATACGTCTGGAACCTGCTCCTGAAGGTGCCATATTCGGCgcagctgttgctgttgcggTCGCGGTGGCTGGAAAGCTTGAGCAAACGATAGTGTGAGATTGTGGATCCATCGATGATCAAGGATAATTTGCATTGAACGGTGTTCTCTCTGAATTGGGGCAGTGTCTATATCTTACATGCTTGATTTTTTGTATGCATCTCATCTTAATTGTGCGGTATTCAGGGCTGGGCATCGTGCTTGCTTGCATACACCGCTCTATTAGGAGCATTGGCTTCAAGGTGGTCAGATAGAGGTAGCACTCTGTAAATAACGATAATTCACATGATATTGGATTCAACCCAGCCGCTGCTTGTACAGTTCCAGATGCAATAGCGTTCATACAGACGGTGCCGTTGACGTATTCGAATATAGCTGTTCCATGACCGCACCGGCGTCATCGAGTTTATATCATATAGTCATCGCTCGGCATGACAGAATCATTCCTTGCAGAGATCCTGTAGCAACTCCAACATCCGCCGCTGGAGGGCCGACAATTCATCTCTGGACAGGCGACCCTGTCTATCCTGTGTACCAGGAGTGGGTCCAGAGGAATCTCGATGTCCTTGATTCTGGCTAACAGTCTCGCCCGCAATAAGACTTTTGTTGATGCAGAAGAACGGCACATCTAATGCTTTCAGCTCCATCATCATGGCGTCAGCCATCTGCTTCGCTGCCCTATGCACTTTGACATCGTAGTTGCGGATCtcggcaaggtcttcttcggCCGTCTGTTCCTGTTTAGTTTCTTCACAACAATCTTTTGCCATGGCAGGCGCGTTGACTCACAGAAACTTCCTTCTCGTCAACCGGCGCGCCGACTGATCGTCTATTGATGTTAATCCGGAGTTAGAAGAAATGGCAACGGAAGGGAGTAACAGGTCCAGTCAGGTAACCCTAGGCGAGTAAGTAGGCAAAGAGAGACATACAAAACCTCATCCaactccctcttcttctccttcctcgcaCTCTGCTTCTGAAGCAGCGCTTCTCGGCCCGTCCACCACTGCTTCTCGTGGTcgtgctggcgctggataAGGAAGCGGATGCGTCGCTGGATGTCCTCATTGTGGGCGACGGTGCGCATAACTTGCTTGAGGGCTGCAGGCCATGTTGTTATCGACGATGAGGGTTCTTGATTTTGGGGTTggggcgatgatgatgatgatgacgatagaGGGGTCTTTCTCGGGTAGTGAGCTTGTGCTTGGGCTAcaggaggagggtgagctGGGGGTGGTTCGTAGTTATCGTCTTCATTAGCATGATTGTGATTGGAGAATGCGGAGAGTGTTTTCAGAACGGTGTTGAGGTCGGGTCTATTGTTCTGGGACATTGTACGTTTGTACTGCCGTAGTAGATAGGCAATCTGAGGTAAAGATCAAGAGATATTACAAGACCATGCTGATTATGTGAAGAGTAGTATGAATAGACGTAGACTACAGAATACAGAATAGACTTGGGGTGGAGTCTTGGCGATCAACCGTGGAAGACGCGGCGGTCATCCCAACGCCGGCTGAAAATTTCCCGGTTCCCAAGAcctccatcaacatcatACCTAGCTGTCGGGCCCTGCAGCCATCTTCACAAAACATCGTTTCCGTGCTCAGTCACAGTACAGAGTACTAGGAGGGCCGTTTCAAAGCCTTCACCTATTATCTACTCTCTCCCCTCATCTTCCGCCCTGTCCTTCCGACCGCATCACACCATGTCTCGATCCGCCGCAGACGCAACCCGGTTCACGGCCACGGGGCCCTACGCTAGCTCAAAGCCCAGCGGTGCCCCGTACAAACTCCCCGGGTTTTTAGCGAATGAATCGAAATCGCAGAACAATGGGTCTGGGGGAAACAGACAGGAGACGCCTAAGGAGAAGGTCGAGCGACTGCGAGCACAGGCACGGGCGGCCCGGTTAGCACAGTCGACTTCACGGGTTGACACAATGGTGGAATTTGGGCGGCGGTTTGCGAACAAGGCACACAAGACGATGGTATACACGCTCATTACCGCGTCCGGTACGCCTACCCCCTTGTGGCTCGGTTTATCATGCAAACGCGCCTTCGCAATCACAGCGTAGCTGTATCCAAAGAGTAGGATGATGGCTAATGGTATAACAGGCATATGCGGTGTGCTCACTGTCTACTCCATGGTCTCCCTAACACTATATAACCGTCGCCAACGCGCCCTATGGATCGAGAAGGAAATGCAGACACTCCGCGATGCCCAAGCGGCTTATGTGACCGGAACAGCGACAGCGGAACAACTGGAGCTGttgaaaaaggagaagattggCGAAATCTataagcagaagaaggaggaggagagggctCAACGGCCGTGGAACAAGGTCAAGAACTACCTGCTGGGTGGACTGAAGACCGAGGAGACTGCGCCAGCGGGGGCTGCTGCGGTGGGCGCGGAAAACAATAAGCCCGGGGTTCTGGAAGCCCTTAACGCCGCCGCGTCTAAGCCGGACCAGGCTCCCTCAACCCCTAGCACTGCGGCTCCCGCTGCTCCGGGACAGTTAGACGTCCTCGCTGAGAACGCAGAGGCAGCTGCCAAGCAGACAACGAAAAGCTGGACGAGTTGGCTCACTGGTCGGTGAGTTGGGAGCTCGGGCTTGAAAAGAGACGAGACGATTTGAAGATTCAAAAGTATAGATTGTGTCCCGGGCGTCCCACCCGGGGTTGCAGCCGGGATCCCCGCCTCGACAGGGTTGTCTGTCTCGGGCTAGCCGTTTCCTTTTTGCATCGCATCCGGTGTCATCCTCTTTCACTTCGTTGTAGTTTACTAAGTCAGGTTGTGGCGTCCTCAGGTGTCTTTGAAGTTCGAACCTTGTACTTAATACTGGGTCCGTTTTATGTGATGTACATATACAGTCTCTCATCTTGGTTAGGAACTACTCTTTCAAGTAAAGAATGCCTCGCGCTGGTCAGAGCCGGAGCCAGACCTGTAGGGCCGTAAGGCTGCCGGAAGTCGGCAAATCTCCCGAATCTCAAGCCTGGTAATCTCGTTGCCTGCTGGACAAATTCCGAGCTGGAGTCGGGATCTCAGCCACTTCGAGAATTGACGAAAATCTGATCACAAGTTATGCAGAGCTCTCCGAGCCCTGAACAGCTGATAATCAGGCAATATTACGTGGTAAATTACGAATCAGAGGCGCAGCATACTTCCATATTCGTCGCTTGTCAAGTCTGGCCTTTGGCTGGATTGAGCGAACTGAGCCACAGTAGCAGGCGGTGCAGGTGGGTGGCGCGGGGCATGTCACAGATATGTAATGCACCCGGCAGCATCGCATCCGATCAACCTCAGGCTATCGCGTTGTGATCAGTGGAATAATACTCTGTAAGACTTGCATATGGCGTGAAATATTGCCTCCCTCACTTGTGTAAGTGATGGAATCTTCTCTGAGATTACCATATCCAGGAGGCAACTTGGCGATCTCGGGCTTGCAGTTGGTTGACGAGTTCGTCCGGCCCTCAGCCCTGCGAGTGAGGGGCGCAGTCAGCTCCACCAATCCACCGCCATCATTGTAAAGAGAAAACGGCAGCCTAGGCAAGATTACGGATCTACGCCCGCAGATTCAGGGCCGCTGAGTTGCCGCGCCTGTTTTATGACGGTATTCTGATCTTGTATGGTCGGAATCCAGTCTCGGCGCTTGGTCagtccttctccagcgctgGCGGGGTTGTTCACGAGTCGAGCTAAACATCTTACCTTATAAAGGCCTGGGTCCCGCGGCTCAGAGCATCTTTCTCTACCCATCGATCTCACTCTACTTCATCTTATCAACTACTCTTTCTCTGCAGATTAAAGCTTTACATCACATCTCACATTACACAATGTCTGGCCCCTACGATCACAACCAGGGTTACTACAACCCGAACCAGTATCAGCAGGGTTACTACCCTGAGCAGGGTCAGCAGTACCAGGGCTATCAGCCGCAACACAGCCAACAGTACGACCAGGGGTACCCTCAACAGCACGGTCAGCCGTATGATCAGGGCTACCCCCAACAGCACCAACAGTACGATAGCCAGCGTGGCACTTCCAACGACTACTACGgccagcagcctcctcagcaaggCTACGATCAATAcggccagcaccagcagcaacagtatGTTTTATTCTCGTCTTACGCAACGCAGCAGTAACTAACTGAATGGCAGGTATGGCCAGGAAGCTCCCGGCGGTGCTCAGGAAGGCGAACGTGGTCTTGGAGGAGCCGTTGCTGGTGGGTTAGCAGGGTGAGTTACTGTCTATCTGCGCAACAAACGAATTAACAAGGGCTAATCGATTATTGTACAACAGTGCTTTTGGAGGTCACAAGGTCAACCATGGAGTCCTCGGCGCGATTGGTGGCGCGATTGTCGGAAGTCTCGCACAGGATgcgctaaagaagaaagacaagcaCAAGGATGAACCCTACTACGATCAGCACTCTCAGTACGGCGGTTCCCACCACTCTGGCCAATCTGGCCACTCTTCAAAGCTGGACCAGctcggcagcttcttcaagaaatgAGCGATGAACATTTGACACGGCCGCTTGACTTTCTTCTGTTAGTCCTATGAGGTTATGATTGTGGAATACCATTACTCGCttttttctttgtctctCTCGTCGTCTGAAGGGTTCTATCTGTCGCCTGGGCTGGTTAGAATGTTGGGACGGGGCACGGGTTTTTTTGTCTCTTGTACACGATACATTGTTATGCATTTTTTTTATGATACCGACGATTTTTCGATGCTGGAGAATGCTATTGTCTTAAACCCCATATCCCCGCAATCGACCATTGTAAAAAAAGCAGAAGCTTCTTATTTACATCGAGCGAGTAGCGAGTATCAGCTTCGTGATCTCGTGCACTGTAGAAATCGAGGCTGATCTTCTGATCATAGTAGAAATTTGAGATGATCTTCTGATAATCGATCGATCACGAGCATGCCATGGGATCAATGATCTGTTATACACTCGGATCACGGGACTGATTATATGATGGTTGATAGTCTATCATCAGACAAGCTACTtaattttctttccttttttttttgtgtgTTGGCAAGCGTACCATATCCCATATTGCCTTCTTAAGCATCCTAGCCAGTCTCATGCCCAACTTCTACAAGCGGCCCAATCATAATGAACACCTATTCCTTGGTCTGTTCGATACCGAGCTTAACAGTGCCATTTTCCACAATACAGTGCGATCATGAAGATGCCTGAGATAAAATTGGGGCTACCAACTGATACTGATGTAGTTAAACGAGTCATGTACCATACA encodes the following:
- a CDS encoding uncharacterized protein (transcript_id=CADANIAT00004402) → MRTVAHNEDIQRRIRFLIQRQHDHEKQWWTGREALLQKQSARKEKKRELDEVLRSVGAPVDEKEVSTAEEDLAEIRNYDVKVHRAAKQMADAMMMELKALDVPFFCINKSLIAGETVSQNQGHRDSSGPTPGTQDRQGRLSRDELSALQRRMLELLQDLCKE
- the hel10 gene encoding putative high expression lethality protein Hel10 (transcript_id=CADANIAT00004404), translated to MSGPYDHNQGYYNPNQYQQGYYPEQGQQYQGYQPQHSQQYDQGYPQQHGQPYDQGYPQQHQQYDSQRGTSNDYYGQQPPQQGYDQYGQHQQQQYGQEAPGGAQEGERGLGGAVAGGLAGAFGGHKVNHGVLGAIGGAIVGSLAQDALKKKDKHKDEPYYDQHSQYGGSHHSGQSGHSSKLDQLGSFFKK
- a CDS encoding cytochrome c oxidase assembly protein COX14 (transcript_id=CADANIAT00004403) — protein: MSRSAADATRFTATGPYASSKPSGAPYKLPGFLANESKSQNNGSGGNRQETPKEKVERLRAQARAARLAQSTSRVDTMVEFGRRFANKAHKTMVYTLITASGICGVLTVYSMVSLTLYNRRQRALWIEKEMQTLRDAQAAYVTGTATAEQLELLKKEKIGEIYKQKKEEERAQRPWNKVKNYLLGGLKTEETAPAGAAAVGAENNKPGVLEALNAAASKPDQAPSTPSTAAPAAPGQLDVLAENAEAAAKQTTKSWTSWLTGR